Proteins co-encoded in one Kutzneria chonburiensis genomic window:
- a CDS encoding helix-turn-helix domain-containing protein: MPIVVDIDVMLARRKMSVGELADRVGITPANLAVLKNGRAKAVRFATLAALCDVLECQPGDLLRWEAEEVEESIA; this comes from the coding sequence ATGCCGATCGTCGTCGACATCGACGTGATGCTGGCCCGCCGCAAGATGTCCGTCGGCGAGCTGGCCGACCGCGTCGGCATCACGCCGGCCAACCTGGCCGTGCTCAAGAACGGCCGCGCCAAGGCCGTCCGCTTCGCCACCCTGGCCGCCCTGTGCGACGTGCTCGAATGCCAGCCGGGCGACCTGCTCCGCTGGGAAGCCGAGGAGGTCGAAGAGTCGATCGCGTGA
- a CDS encoding GNAT family N-acetyltransferase has product MQLVEITDANREAVCALRVHPGQERFVTGVARSLEQAAAIPEAEPWFRAVYAGDEPVGFVMLSWNVPPGRPGILGPYYLWRLLVDGRFQGLGYGTAILDAVVALVRADGATELLTSHHPAEDGPGPFYRKYGFVPTGEVDDGEPVLRLDLTAPHLA; this is encoded by the coding sequence GTGCAGTTGGTGGAGATCACCGACGCGAACCGGGAGGCGGTCTGCGCGCTGCGCGTGCATCCCGGGCAGGAACGGTTCGTGACGGGCGTGGCGCGGTCGCTGGAACAGGCGGCGGCGATTCCCGAGGCGGAGCCGTGGTTTCGGGCCGTGTACGCGGGCGACGAGCCGGTGGGGTTCGTGATGCTGAGCTGGAACGTGCCGCCGGGACGGCCGGGGATCCTGGGGCCGTACTACCTGTGGCGACTGCTGGTCGACGGGCGGTTCCAGGGACTGGGCTACGGGACCGCGATCCTCGACGCGGTCGTCGCGCTCGTTCGGGCCGACGGGGCGACGGAGCTGCTGACCAGCCATCATCCGGCCGAGGACGGCCCGGGACCGTTCTACCGGAAGTACGGTTTCGTGCCGACCGGCGAGGTCGACGACGGGGAACCGGTGCTGCGCCTGGACCTCACCGCTCCCCACCTTGCCTAG
- a CDS encoding DUF2975 domain-containing protein encodes MGKVAVHALRVVLAVVFVGTVLVQALMVWAMFTKPDDGSLPLTQFRIVTIIGLITVEVTLFCVWRLVAMVRRGTVFSHAAFRYVDVVIGAIVAAALVWFAVTIINAPGQRDDPGVSVIMAGIGLAILGVALIVFVLRQLLAKAVARDVEASQLRAELDEVI; translated from the coding sequence ATGGGCAAGGTGGCTGTGCACGCGCTGCGCGTCGTGCTGGCGGTGGTGTTCGTCGGCACCGTGCTGGTGCAGGCGTTGATGGTGTGGGCGATGTTCACCAAGCCGGACGACGGGTCGCTGCCGCTGACGCAGTTCCGGATCGTCACGATCATCGGTCTGATCACCGTTGAGGTGACGCTGTTCTGCGTGTGGCGGCTGGTGGCGATGGTGCGCCGCGGCACCGTGTTCTCCCACGCGGCCTTCCGATACGTGGACGTCGTGATCGGCGCGATCGTGGCGGCCGCCCTGGTGTGGTTCGCCGTCACGATCATCAACGCCCCCGGCCAGCGCGACGACCCGGGCGTCAGCGTGATCATGGCCGGCATCGGCCTGGCCATCCTCGGTGTCGCGCTGATCGTGTTCGTGCTGCGCCAGCTGCTGGCCAAGGCCGTCGCCCGCGACGTCGAGGCCTCGCAGCTGCGGGCCGAGCTGGACGAGGTGATCTGA